In Thermodesulfobacteriota bacterium, the sequence ATTCGTTACCCCATTGGTCTTTGGGAACCGTGCTCCCCTCCAGGTATCCTTCTGAGGCGTAACGATTGGGAATTCTCCCCACGGTGGGAGGGGTAACCAGGGCTTGTAGGCTCTGCTGGGTCTCCGGATAAAAAGCATTGTCCAGTTTGAATTGCTTTAAAGCGGTCTCCAGTTGCTTTATCTGAATCTTTGTTGTCTCCAGCCTTGCTTTATCGAGCCTCCCGATTACATTTGTACCGACAACATAAGCAAGCGCCGCAATGATCACCAAAACTACCATTATCTCTATTAGGGTAAAACCGCCTTGTGCTCTCATAATTAACCTCCGATCGTAGATGTTAAATCAAATATGGGTAAAAGAATGGCAAAAACTATAAAACCAACTACCACCCCCATTATTACTATCATGATGGGCTCGAGAAGGGAAGTGAGAGCAGAAACGGAAGTTTCTATCTGCAAATCATAAGTATCGGCAATCTTTACGAGCATTTCTTCGAGTTCTCCGGTCTGTTCTCCGACGGCAATCATCCGGGTCACCAGCGGAGGGAATACCCCGCTATCCCGGAGGGGGCCAGCGATACTTGTTCCTTCCTTTATATTATCTCGTACACTTCTGAGGGCGTTGCTATAAACGGTATTTCCGGCGATCGCCTCTGCTATCTCGATGGCGTTGAGTAACGGGATTCCACTCGCCAGTAGTGTCCCCAGAGTGCGTGTAAACCTGGATATTATAACCATTTTAGCGATTCTACCAAATATGGGGATTCTCAATGTTAAACGATCGAGGAGCATCTTTCCCCTTTCCCTCTTGCTGAATTTGTATGCGATAAAGGACAGGCCTATTAACAGGATTAAAATAACAAATAGATTCTGGCTGAAAAAGCTGCTGAACCCGATAAGTAGCTGGGTAATATAAGGAAGGGCCTTTCTGCTTTCTTCAAATATCCGAGCAATTTTGGGAATAACGTAGGACATCATGAAAAAAAGAACCCCGCTTCCTATGAAAAACATGAATATGGGGTATACCAATGCACTCCTCACCCGGGACCGGAGCGCAGTCTGTTTTTCCAGAAAATCGGCCAACCTCAGAAGGACTATGTCGAGCGTCCCGCTCGCCTCGCCGGCTCTCACTATGTTTACGTAGAGGTCGGAAAAAACATTAGGGTGCTCTCTCAGCGCATTATTCAAGGAACTGCCCTCGCTAATCTTATCCTTTACCTCAGTCAGCACTTGGCTGAGTTTTGCGTCCTCGGTCTGTTCAGAAAGTGCAACCAA encodes:
- the gspG gene encoding type II secretion system major pseudopilin GspG, whose protein sequence is MRAQGGFTLIEIMVVLVIIAALAYVVGTNVIGRLDKARLETTKIQIKQLETALKQFKLDNAFYPETQQSLQALVTPPTVGRIPNRYASEGYLEGSTVPKDQWGNEFIYIGPDQTQDGSYEIISPGPDGLYPSDDDITSRNIQ
- the gspF gene encoding type II secretion system inner membrane protein GspF — encoded protein: MPVYKYKAINEKGKTVEGVLDAESAKSATEKLKRQGVFLSSLSEVKKEKARSFSLFKGISTSELALTTRQFSTLISAGLPLEASLVALSEQTEDAKLSQVLTEVKDKISEGSSLNNALREHPNVFSDLYVNIVRAGEASGTLDIVLLRLADFLEKQTALRSRVRSALVYPIFMFFIGSGVLFFMMSYVIPKIARIFEESRKALPYITQLLIGFSSFFSQNLFVILILLIGLSFIAYKFSKRERGKMLLDRLTLRIPIFGRIAKMVIISRFTRTLGTLLASGIPLLNAIEIAEAIAGNTVYSNALRSVRDNIKEGTSIAGPLRDSGVFPPLVTRMIAVGEQTGELEEMLVKIADTYDLQIETSVSALTSLLEPIMIVIMGVVVGFIVFAILLPIFDLTSTIGG